The following proteins are co-located in the Xiphophorus maculatus strain JP 163 A chromosome 8, X_maculatus-5.0-male, whole genome shotgun sequence genome:
- the LOC102217118 gene encoding nucleus accumbens-associated protein 2: MSQLLHVEIPNFGATVLGSLNEQRLLGHHCDVSILVKGQAFKAHRAVLAASSLYFRDLFSSSTKTQFELPSSVTPACFEQILTFCYTGKLTMAASEQLVVMYTAGYLQIQHIVERGMDLMFKASSPHCDSQTAGSLEETGSEPQSPLNNGIGLSVASVLGTQSWSTSSLLLPQRKIKIEVGDPTPISTPSTQTKISTSELGSRLARAFYTAAGGPAIPGMPTFHFQGTTGGGAGAGAGGGTGAERSSPGESSLPTTDSPTSYQNDDEEFEEEPYDGIAEDAYSQLYGRPTNPYGIQDKPELAAMPLALENRNCVLIRRDLVALPASLISQIGYRCHPKLYTEGDPGEKLELVAGTQVFMTRGQLMNCHLCAGIKHKVLLRRLLATFFDRNTLANSCGTGIRSSTSDPSRKPLDSRVLNAVKLYCQNFNPNFKESEMNVIAADMCTNARRVRKRWLPKIKSMLPDSMEVYRAGMGMSAAAAVGLNLALGAPQSGVSLSFEHDLKSLEQRLCPDRKDPLRTHAVSPGAGSAGAEAEGEGEAAVQEDQEEDDDEAGSEGADRSLGAPILVSVVGSADTPPEQGVESFGQNLRLNGQ, translated from the exons ATGTCCCAGCTGCTCCATGTGGAGATCCCGAATTTTGGAGCCACTGTTCTGGGCTCCCTCAATGAGCAGCGGCTGCTGGGACATCACTGTGACGTATCCATATTGGTAAAAG GTCAGGCTTTTAAAGCCCACCGGGCCGTTTTGGCGGCCAGCAGCCTCTACTTTCGTGACCTCTTCAGCAGCTCAACCAAGACTCAGTTTGAGTTGCCTTCCTCAGTCACACCTGCTTGCTTTGAGCAGATCCTCACATTCTGCTACACAGGGAAGTTAACGATGGCAGCAAGCGAACAGCTGGTTGTCATGTACACAGCTGGCTACCTCCAGATTCAGCATATAGTTGAAAGAGGCATGGACCTAATGTTTAAGGCAAGCTCACCTCACTGTGACTCGCAAACTGCAGGGTCCTTAGAGGAGACGGGATCAGAACCGCAGAGTCCTCTCAATAATGGTATCGGCCTATCAGTAGCCAGCGTTCTGGGAACCCAAAGCTGGTCTACGTCGTCCCTACTCTTGCCGCAGcgtaaaattaaaatagaagTGGGTGACCCAACACCGATTTCCACACCCTCAACACAAACCAAGATTTCAACCTCGGAGCTGGGGAGCCGGTTGGCGAGAGCCTTctacacagcagctggaggccCTGCCATTCCTGGTATGCCTACCTTCCACTTTCAAGGAACTACTGGAGGTGGAGCCGGGGCTGGGGCAGGCGGAGGAACAGGTGCGGAAAGGTCCAGCCCAGGAGAGTCAAGCCTTCCCACCACAGACAGCCCCACATCCTACCAGAATGATGACGAGGAATTTGAGGAAGAGCCATATGACGGGATCGCAGAGGATGCTTACAGTCAGCTCTATGGACGTCCCACTAACCCCTATGGGA TCCAGGACAAGCCAGAGTTGGCAGCAATGCCATTGGCCTTGGAAAATCGCAACTGCGTTCTCATCCGCAGAGACCTGGTGGCACTTCCTGCAAGCCTCATAAGCCAGATTGGCTACCGCTGCCACCCCAAGCTCTACACTGAGGGGGACCCAGGAGAGAAGCTGGAATTGGTCGCTG GAACCCAGGTGTTCATGACACGAGGCCAACTCATGAACTGCCATCTGTGTGCCGGTATCAAACACAAAGTGTTGCTTCGTCGTCTCTTAGCCACGTTCTTTGATAG AAACACTCTGGCAAATAGCTGTGGGACAGGCATCCGCTCTTCTACAAGTGACCCAAGCAGAAAGCCCCTGGACAGCAGGGTCCTGAATGCCGTGAAAC TCTACTGTCAAAACTTTAACCCTAACTTCAAGGAGAGTGAAATGAATGTGATCGCTGCTGACATGTGCACAAATGCAAGGCGGGTCCGCAAGAGATGGCTCCCAAAGATCAAGTCCATGCTGCCTGATAGCATGGAAGTGTACCGGGCAGGCATGGGCAtgagtgctgctgctgccgttgGTCTGAACCTAGCCCTGGGTGCCCCTCAGTCAGGAGTTTCTCTTTCCTTCGAGCATGATTTGAAGAGCCTAGAGCAAAGGTTGTGTCCAGATCGCAAGGACCCTCTCAGGACTCATGCAGTCAGCCCCGGTGCAGGGTCGGCTGGAGCAGAAGCCGAAGGTGAAGGTGAAGCAGCAGTCCAGGAGGATCAGGAGGAAGATGACGACGAAGCTGGATCGGAGGGCGCGGACCGATCACTGGGGGCACCGATTTTGGTGTCGGTGGTCGGATCAGCAGATACGCCCCCCGAGCAGGGGGTGGAAAGTTTTGGACAAAATCTGAGGTTGAACGGACAGTGA